The genomic stretch GTCCTCGATCGGCAGACGCTGGCGCGCTGGATGAAGCAGACGGCCTGGATGCTGAAGGGGCTCTACGATCTGCAATTGGAGGTGATGCATCGCTATCCGCGGCTCTTCTGCGACGAGACGCCGATGCCTGTGCTCGCGTCCGGACATGTGAAGCTCCGACAGTTCTGGGCGCATGCGACCGATGACCGCCCCTGGGCGGGACCGGCTCCGCCGGCCGTCGCCTATGTGTTCGCGGACGGCCGCAGCAAGAAGGAGATCGCGTCGCAGCTTTCCGGCTTTACCGGAATCTTGCAGGTCGACGGCTACGCCGCCTACAAGGCGCTGGTCAAGGACTCGGGCGCCGAAAGCCGCGTCACACTCGCTTTCTGCCTCGCGCATGCGCGCCGCAAGTTCGTCGCGGTGTTCAAAACGACGAACTCGCCATTCGCCAAAGAGGTCATCGAGACGATCGCGCTGGTCTATGCGATCGAGAAGCGCATTCGCGGCAAAAGCGCCGATGAGCGGCGCGCGGTTCGGCAGGCCGAGACAAAGCCGATCATGGAGGCGCTCCACGCCCGCTTGATCGCCGTGCGCGACGGGCTGTCGCAAATCTCGCCGCTGATCAAGGCGATAAACTATACGCTCGCGCATTGGAGCGGATTGACGCGCTTTCATGACGATGGCCGCATCGAGCCGGACACCAATATCGTGGAGCGCCCCATTCGATCGATCGCGATCGGCAAGCGCAACTCGCTTTTCGCCGGCGACAATGGCGGCGCCGAAACATGGGCGATCCTATCGACGCTGATTCAGACGGCGCGGCTCAATGGCGTCGATCCAGAGACATGGCTCGCGGATGTGCTGGAGCGCATGGTCTCCGGCGCGACCACCAACAATCGGCTCGCCGAGCTTCTCGTGTGGAACTGGAAAGCTGCGCGTGACCAGGCCGAAGCGGCGGCATGATCCGCCATCAACGCAACAGGCTCGGCTCGCTCGCCGTCTCCGCGTCCCTCGTATCGGAGCAGATCGACTCTTTGATCAGCCGCTCCGTCGTCTGCTCGAAATAGATCCAAAGGTCCGTGTGCAGATCGGAAAATTGCCGCCACACGACGGCGTCGAAAAAGCGCCGCGGCACCCTCACCATGATCGTCGTGCGGCGTTGCCGCGAATAGCGGAATGGGCGCACGCCGTAGCGTCGGCATAGAGCGACAAACAAGCGCACCGACCATTCGTCCGGGAGGCTGAACTTCATCTCGACGGGAGGATCGCTGCGCGCCGCCTCATCGAGCTTCGCCCTCAGCCGATCGGCCGCCGCGCTGGCCGCCTCGCGCTCTCCCGCGCTCGTCGCGCCGAAATGCAGCGCCTCCACCTTCCGCAACCGCTCTCGAAGCTGGTCCTCGATCGTCATCGGCGTCGCTCCTCAAAAGCACGACGCCATCCCTCCGATCAGACGTCAACTGCCCAGCACCCGCCGTCCACAGCCGATCGGTGTGGCACGGCCGCACCGCTTACTTACCGGCGGCTGTTCGTCTTGCTTCGTCAGCGGGGCGAGCGCTCGGGCAAGAACCGCATCTATCGGCTCTACCGCGGGGAAGGGCTGACGGTGAGGAAGCGCCGCGCCGCCGCCGCGCCCGTGGGAACACGTGCGCTGATTGTCGTCGAGGCGAAGCCGAGTGCGCGATCACGAAGCGCGGGCCGTATAAAAAGTCGACCGAAGAAATTTCAAACTGATCCACTACCGAATTTCGGTGCCGATTGAGATCCTTCCATTGCAGGCGCCAAGGGAAAATGAGGGAAAATTCGCGCCATCTGCGTTTCGCTGAGCAAAAACAAATCACCCATCAAAGCCGCCATATCGGAGACCTTGATTACGCCTCACTCGAAAT from Methylosinus sp. C49 encodes the following:
- a CDS encoding IS66 family transposase, coding for MALRSTPLPSDPALLTELALALEAENETLKTTIVTLKALIFGARSERLSRLGAEQLALDLSDNRDEETRKTAATNDDIPASEEAAKKPCKKAGRNIGKLPEHLPRCERVIEPTTTRCPCCKGRMHRIGEDVSEVLDRVPAVLRVLRTIRPKYACRACESAVVQAPAPAQLIEGGMVSTTLVAHIAVAKYGWLSTLYRQTAILAGLGVVLDRQTLARWMKQTAWMLKGLYDLQLEVMHRYPRLFCDETPMPVLASGHVKLRQFWAHATDDRPWAGPAPPAVAYVFADGRSKKEIASQLSGFTGILQVDGYAAYKALVKDSGAESRVTLAFCLAHARRKFVAVFKTTNSPFAKEVIETIALVYAIEKRIRGKSADERRAVRQAETKPIMEALHARLIAVRDGLSQISPLIKAINYTLAHWSGLTRFHDDGRIEPDTNIVERPIRSIAIGKRNSLFAGDNGGAETWAILSTLIQTARLNGVDPETWLADVLERMVSGATTNNRLAELLVWNWKAARDQAEAAA